A genomic segment from Salmo trutta chromosome 38, fSalTru1.1, whole genome shotgun sequence encodes:
- the LOC115177950 gene encoding zinc finger CCCH domain-containing protein 6 has translation MAFTSLFSSLPNKEFDTAPCEPMKRFQRDERQLEPVKLEKENERDAQSRKWPLLRGQQSGPRKRKKGDQQEQCGQAKKSKLHKCPPQSYKDFDSVARDYNMVKCDFEQPSFDFSRELDFYSDSKEGAYPDHATEKSGWKNRRSGEAKDPDQNKDVQGVNKKKGQEQKKLRWEPQQQRLDNQARGRGGNSARRGGDFTGMGGHGTNQPRVISNRGGGGSNRGGGGSNRGGGGSNRGGGGSNRGGGGSNRGGGGSNRGGGGSNRGGGGSNRGGGGSNRGGGGSNRDGEWSNRGRGCDKRGTDRSRSGGRQFPDDGRLTLETLTGKGKKNMTKEFKDQNALEIDGRLICRHFLRGKCIKGDDCQLEHALDVNYSINEVCKFYVQGSCSKGESCIYMHKSFPCKFFHTYEKCYQGDQCRFSHEPLTELTKQLLEAALKRDKDIEELAKKDKPIRTEEPVATTESATAEGTKPVIDIFLNPLRPNFYNSSCPSEPHAEESTPVCQNEVSAEVVEKEIAPPTESIRSPDPPQSAPGFKEPVSYSVEAVLGSHRPLEKPFHSFFAASISQTSQTQPDPLTTTLVPPDSIHPPDPPLNSTCGKRNVPYSVEAVLGFQKPVEKPSCSQFSGSITQTFTLPTEIQSDSPSTTFISPDLISLSGPRLNKRQASYSVEAFSTAQKPVKKTFCSLFAGPISQTSTTPLIQNSTNSPINTLGCKRPASYSVKPVLKSHKPVENPFRSLVAGPITQSSRHPDIQTQLDRPSTTLSPPDSIRPPDPPSVYKRPAYYSAKVVLGSPKPLKPSFSSLFAGPISQTSPQPPTQDQADSFSATFGPSDSAPPAGCKRPASYSVTAVLETYKPVENPFCSLFAGTISQTTPDPPSQSLNSPGCKAPASKKPMEKPFSSFFAGPISQTSTNHPPRQTRPNPPSNAFGPPDPIWFSEPLPVCKRRTSSVEAISESQKSMENPFRSLFSGPLTQTFTSGHLTQTQPDPPRNVTSHSLEAMLETQKPVGKPFRSLFAGPISQTTLPDPPTQTRLYPPIVKPKQEEPDPAPLTEPSTTHSVLRTLFLRLSPCRQEGEQEISNSCRDPGGDGLCSSEDEITRGSTSTGQQRQSQEVEVDELEREREEPEECVLRDELLVIPLEPLMPYVPLGDPRHHRQADITLPRSTFAQDVVWSFEDLAPLPPLSLHHQPSVPLASRSAERTSGPAVGLSSPARLRPHTSPQESNSQEAAGEHLIPSRNSGRRQVQVDTPGVHNLPIQAMVRITQRNTDIQPKRLSGQMRCKSGNVGDNKTLKDLFKTFDPTSSPFGQ, from the exons ATGGCATTCACCAGCCTTTTTTCTAGTCTTCCAAACAAAGAATTTGACACGGCGCCTTGTGAGCCGATGAAGAG ATTTCAAAGGGATGAAAGGCAACTGGAACCAGTTAAACTGGAGAAGGAGAACGAAAGGGATGCCCAGTCCAGAAAGTGGCCATTGCTAAGGGGTCAGCAGAGTGGCCCCAggaagaggaaaaagggggaccaACAG GAGCAGTGTGGCCAGGCCAAGAAAAGTAAGCTTCATAAATGCCCGCCACAATCTTATAAAGACTTTGACTCTGTGGCCCGAGACTACAacatggtgaagtgtgatttcGAGCAACCAAGCTTTGACTTCAGTAGAGAACTGGACTTCTACAGTGACAGCAAGGAGGGTGCATACCCAGATCATGCTACAGAGAAGTCGGGTTGGAAGAACAGGAGGTCCGGAGAAGCCAAGG ATCCTGATCAGAACAAGGATGTTCAAGGTGTAAACAAGAAGAAAGGACAGGAGCAGAAGAAGCTGCGATGGGAGCCTCAGCAGCAGAGACTTGACAACCAGGCCAGAGGCAGAGGGGGAAACTCTGCCAGGAGGGGTGGGGATTTTACCGGAATGGGTGGACACGGAACTAACCAGCCCAGAGTCATCTCCAACAGGGGTGGTGGTGGTTCCAACAGGGGTGGTGGTGGTTCCAACAGGGGTGGTGGTGGTTCCAACAGGGGTGGTGGTGGTTCCAACAGGGGTGGTGGTGGTTCCAACAGGGGTGGTGGTGGTTCCAACAGGGGTGGTGGTGGTTCCAACAGGGGTGGTGGTGGTTCCAACAGGGGTGGTGGTGGTTCCAACAGGGGTGGAGGTGGTTCCAACAGGGATGGAGAGTGGAGCAATAGAGGCCGGGGCTGTGACAAGAGAGGCACTGACCGGTCACGTAGTGGTGGACGACAGTTCCCAGATGATGGACGTTTAACACTG GAAACTTTGACAGGAAAGGGGAAGAAGAACATGACAAAGGAATTCAAAGACCAGAATGCTTTGGAGATTGACGGAAGGTTAATCTGTCGACATTTCCTCAGGGGAAAGTGCATCAAG GGTGATGACTGCCAGCTAGAACATGCTCTGGACGTCAACTACTCGATCAACGAAGTGTGTAAATTCTACGTCCAGGGATCCTGTTCGAAAGGAGAGAGCTGCATATACATGCACA AGAGTTTCCCCTGCAAGTTCTTCCATACTTACGAAAAGTGCTACCAAGGAGACCAGTGCAGGTTTTCCCATGAACCCCTGACTGAGCTCACCAAACAGCTACTGGAGGCA GCATTGAAGAGGGACAAGGACATTGAGGAACTGGCTAAAAAGGACAAGCCAATCCGCACGGAGGAGCCAGTGGCCACAACGGAGTCGGCGACCGCTGAGGGGACAAAGCCTGTCATTGATATATTCCTGAATCCCCTAAG GCCAAACTTTTACAACAGCTCATGCCCCTCTGAGCCACATGCTGAGGAAAGTACCCCCGTATGTCAGAATGAAGTGTCAGCTGAGGTCGTGGAGAAGGAAATTGCCCCTCCTACAGAGTCCATTCGGTCTCCTGATCCTCCCCAAAGCGCTCCTGGCTTTAAGGAACCGGTTTCTTATTCAGTTGAGGCTGTGCTTGGGTCCCATAGGCCCCTGGAAAAACCCTTCCACAGCTTCTTTGCAGCCTCTATCAGCCAGACCTCACAGACCCAACCTGATCCCCTCACAACTACATTAGTTCCTCCAGACTCTATCCACCCTCCTGATCCACCCCTAAACTCTACATGCGGCAAGAGAAATGTTCCTTATTCAGTCGAAGCTGTGCTTGGATTCCAGAAGCCTGTAGAAAAACCCTCCTGCAGCCAATTTTCAGGATCCATCACCCAGACCTTCACACTCCCAACAGAGATCCAATCAGATTCCCCCAGCACTACATTCATTTCTCCAGACCTCATTAGTTTGTCTGGTCCTCGTCTGAATAAGAGGCAGGCTTCTTATTCAGTTGAGGCTTTCTCTACGGCCCAGAAGCCGGTGAAAAAAACCTTTTGCAGTCTCTTTGCAGGACCGATCAGCCAGACCTCCACTACACCTCTCATACAGAATTCTACTAATTCTCCCATCAACACCCTAGGCTGTAAGAGACCAGCTTCTTATTCAGTTAAGCCTGTTCTAAAGTCCCACAAGCCTGTGGAAAACCCCTTCCGTAGCCTCGTTGCAGGCCCCATCACCCAGTCCTCTCGCCACCCTGATATACAGACCCAACTAGATCGTCCTAGCACTACATTAAGTCCTCCAGACTCCATTAGGCCCCCTGATCCTCCTTCAGTCTATAAGAGGCCGGCTTATTATTCAGCTAAAGTTGTGCTTGGATCTCCTAAACCTTTGAAACCATCCTTCAGCAGCCTCTTTGCAGGCCCCATCAGCCAGACCTCTCCCCAACCTCCCACACAGGATCAAGCAGATTCCTTTAGCGCTACATTTGGTCCTTCAGACTCTGCTCCTCCTGCAGGCTGTAAAAGGCCGGCTTCGTATTCTGTTACGGCTGTGCTTGAGACCTATAAGCCTGTGGAAAACCCCTTCTGCAGCCTTTTTGCAGGAACCATCAGCCAGACCACTCCCGACCCTCCCTCACAGTCCCTAAACTCCCCAGGTTGTAAGGCACCAGCTTCTAAAAAGCCTATGGAAAAACCCTTCAGTAGCTTCTTTGCAGGCCCCATCAGCCAGACATCCACTAACCACCCTCCCAGACAGACCCGACCAAATCCCCCCAGCAATGCATTTGGTCCTCCAGACCCCATTTGGTTTTCTGAGCCTCTTCCAGTCTGCAAGAGACGGACATCCTCAGTTGAGGCTATCAGTGAGTCCCAGAAGTCCATGGAAAATCCATTCCGTAGCCTCTTTTCCGGCCCCCTCACACAGACCTTTACTTCAGGCCATCTAACACAGACCCAACCAGATCCCCCTAGAAATGTCACTTCTCATTCACTTGAGGCTATGCTTGAGACTCAGAAGCCAGTGGGAAAACCCTTTCGAAGCCTCTTTGCAGGCCCCATCAGCCAGACAACCCTCCCTGACCCTCCAACACAGACCCGGCTGTATCCCCCCATAGTCAAGCCTAAACAGGAGGAGCCAGACCCAGCACCACTCACCG AGCCATCCACAACCCATTCTGTTCTGAGGACCCTCTTCCTACGCCTGAGCCCATGTCGCCAGGAAGGGGAGCAGGAAATCAGTAACAGCTGCAGAGATCCAG GAGGAGATGGCCTGTGTTCCAGTGAAGACGAAATCACCAGAGGATCTACTTCCACAGGACAGCAGAGGCAGAGCCAGGAGGTGGAGGTTGATGAgctggagagggagcgagaggagcCGGAGGAGTGCGTTCTGAGAGATGAGCTGTTGGTGATTCCATTAGAACCGTTAATGCCGTACGTGCCACTCGGTGACCCTCGCCACCATCGCCAGGCTGATATCACCCTGCCACGGTCCACCTTTGCCCAAGACGTGGTGTGGTCCTTTGAAGACCttgcccctcttcctcccctctcactCCATCACCAGCCGTCTGTCCCTCTGGCTTCCCGCTCTGCTGAGAGAACATCAGGTCCTGCTGTTGGACTGTCCAGCCCTGCAAGACTTAGGCCACACACTTCCCCACAGGAGTCCAACTCTCAGGAGGCTGCAGGAGAGCATCTCATTCCCTCCAGGAATTCAGGTAGGAGACAGGTCCAGGTGGATACCCCCGGTGTTCACAACCTACCAATCCAAGCGATGGTACGGATCACTCAACGTAACACTGATATACAACCAAAGAGACTGTCTGGCCAAATGAGGTGCAAAAGTGGCAACGTGGGTGACAATAAAACACTGAAAGACCTTTTTAAGACTTTTGACCCCACATCATCTCCCTTCGGACAGTAA
- the LOC115177963 gene encoding group XIIB secretory phospholipase A2-like protein isoform X1: MTHWASLALLLVLSLSIQGTLSQDAEEPAPVDPSPAAPVDPSQAEDEDEWGLNSVRGSFEAVNGYFDSVLELMGGRDGVCQYRCRYGKAALPRPDYQMPEPNGCSAYFLGLPVPNSVDLGIPAMTKCCNQLDMCYDTCGSNKYRCDSKFRWCLHSICSDLKKSLGFMSKVEACETVADTLFNTVWTLGCRPYMNSQREACLCEGEERDEL; this comes from the exons ATGACACACTGGGCCTCCCTTGCTCTCCTTCTGGTTTTGAGCCTCTCCATCCAGGGGACCCTCTCCCAGGACGCTGAGGAACCTGCACCAGTGGACCCAAGCCCGGCGGCCCCTGTCGACCCCTCCCAGGCAGAGGATGAGGACGAGTGGGGACTGAACTCCGTGAGGGGAAGCTTTGAAGCCGTCAATGGATACTTTGACTCCGTGCTGGAGCTTATGGGCGGACGCGATGGAGTGTGCCAGTACCGCTGTCGATATG GTAAAGCTGCTCTTCCTCGCCCTGACTACCAGATGCCAGAGCCTAACGGATGCAGCGCCTACTTCCTAGGCCTTCCGGTACCCAATAGT GTTGATCTGGGTATCCCTGCCATGACTAAGTGCTGCAATCAGCTGGACATGTGTTACGACACCTGCGGCTCCAACAAGTACCGCTGCGACTCCAAGTTCCGCTGGTGTCTCCACAGCATCTGCTCTGACCTCAAGAAGAGCCTGGGCTTCATGTCAAAGGTCGAAG CCTGTGAGACGGTAGCAGACACCCTGTTCAACACAGTctggactctgggctgcaggccctACATGAACAGCCAGAGGGAAGCCTGCCTctgtgaaggagaggagagggatgagctTTAA
- the LOC115177963 gene encoding group XIIB secretory phospholipase A2-like protein isoform X2 — MTHWASLALLLVLSLSIQGTLSQDAEEPAPVDPSPAAPVDPSQAEDEDEWGLNSVRGSFEAVNGYFDSVLELMGGRDGVCQYRCRYGKAALPRPDYQMPEPNGCSAYFLGLPVDLGIPAMTKCCNQLDMCYDTCGSNKYRCDSKFRWCLHSICSDLKKSLGFMSKVEACETVADTLFNTVWTLGCRPYMNSQREACLCEGEERDEL, encoded by the exons ATGACACACTGGGCCTCCCTTGCTCTCCTTCTGGTTTTGAGCCTCTCCATCCAGGGGACCCTCTCCCAGGACGCTGAGGAACCTGCACCAGTGGACCCAAGCCCGGCGGCCCCTGTCGACCCCTCCCAGGCAGAGGATGAGGACGAGTGGGGACTGAACTCCGTGAGGGGAAGCTTTGAAGCCGTCAATGGATACTTTGACTCCGTGCTGGAGCTTATGGGCGGACGCGATGGAGTGTGCCAGTACCGCTGTCGATATG GTAAAGCTGCTCTTCCTCGCCCTGACTACCAGATGCCAGAGCCTAACGGATGCAGCGCCTACTTCCTAGGCCTTCCG GTTGATCTGGGTATCCCTGCCATGACTAAGTGCTGCAATCAGCTGGACATGTGTTACGACACCTGCGGCTCCAACAAGTACCGCTGCGACTCCAAGTTCCGCTGGTGTCTCCACAGCATCTGCTCTGACCTCAAGAAGAGCCTGGGCTTCATGTCAAAGGTCGAAG CCTGTGAGACGGTAGCAGACACCCTGTTCAACACAGTctggactctgggctgcaggccctACATGAACAGCCAGAGGGAAGCCTGCCTctgtgaaggagaggagagggatgagctTTAA